From the Glandiceps talaboti chromosome 12, keGlaTala1.1, whole genome shotgun sequence genome, one window contains:
- the LOC144443222 gene encoding alpha-tectorin-like, translating into MHSVIAVALLSVFSMGMLVAVKAEDPGDNIATCIIKGDPHYTTFDQTLYNFSGRCTYTMLRDGNPRYKKPRFSVNADNMYQKGENNARVVGFDFTVGNKTVSVTGFNDSRYEMHDQDGNSLKQDLPDVELGDSLTVKQRDDTLYFDSDEFGVHLTWSPRRPYLLFIEIDLDIIENGNFVQGMCGDADGNPTDDLRYPNGARVNHKNPGPGKTEQDVINEFGESWEVEGTCPSI; encoded by the exons GCAGTCAAGGCTGAAG ATCCAGGGGACAATATAGCAACATGTATTATCAAAGGTGATCCCCACTATACCACATTCGACCAGACACTGTATAACTTCTCAGGACGttgtacatatactatgttAAGAGATGGAAACCCACGGTACAAGAAACCTCGTTTCTCTGTAAATGCTGACAATATGTACCAAAAGGGAG AGAACAATGCTCGCGTCGTCGGATTCGACTTCACTGTTGGCAATAAGACTGTTTCCGTTACTGGATTCAATGACAGTCGTTACGAGATGCATGAT CAAGATGGCAACTCACTGAAACAGGATCTTCCCGACGTCGAGCTAGGTGATTCGTTGACAGTGAAACAACGAGACGACACTCTTTACTTCGACAGTGATGAGTTTGGCGTACATCTTACTTGGTCTCCACGCCGTCCTTACCTCCTGTTCATTGAAATTGATCTTGATATTATTGAAAATGGCAACTTCGTACAAGGAATGTGTGGTGATGCTGACGGCAATCCAACAGATGATTTGAGATACCCGAATGGTGCTCGCGTCAACCATAAGAACCCGGGCCCAGGGAAGACAGAACAAGATGTCATTAATGAGTTCGGAGAATCATGGGAAGTTGAAGGGAC GTGTCCTAGCATTTAA